Proteins from one Mucilaginibacter jinjuensis genomic window:
- a CDS encoding phytoene desaturase family protein translates to MTKRDYDAVVVGSGPNGLAAAITMQQAGLSVLLIEAKDTIGGGLRTAELTLPGFKHDVCSAIHPLAVSSPFFKNLPLKKYGLEFIYSPNAAAHPFDDSAAAVLQNSLLATATGLGADASAYQKLIQPLLTSWPDILPDVLAPLQWPAHPLKMAGFGIKALRSAESIAKQYFETEEAKALWAGMAAHGMQPLHKPVTAAIALVLLLAAHYKGWPIPKGGSQQIADALAAHFIALGGKIETGTMVTSLQQLPSSHAVLFDVGPRQLLQIAGHSFSSIYKWQLERYKYGMGVYKVDWALAEPIPFTAEACRQAGTVHIGGTYAEVAASEQAAWEGRISDKPFVLLAQQSLFDDTRAPEGKHSAWGYCHVPNASTVDMTNVIEKQVERFAPGFRERIIGRHTMDSKQMETYNPNYFGGDINGGIQNITQLFTRPALRFSPYRTSARGLYICSASTPPGGGVHGMCGYHAAKRALKDVFKLS, encoded by the coding sequence TTGACCAAGCGCGATTATGATGCCGTTGTAGTTGGCTCGGGGCCAAACGGGCTTGCTGCTGCTATTACTATGCAACAGGCAGGGCTATCTGTTTTGTTGATAGAAGCCAAGGATACCATAGGCGGCGGCCTGCGCACAGCCGAATTAACCTTGCCCGGTTTTAAGCATGATGTATGTTCGGCTATTCATCCGCTGGCGGTAAGTTCTCCCTTTTTTAAAAATTTGCCGTTAAAAAAGTATGGTCTGGAGTTTATTTATTCGCCCAATGCAGCTGCGCATCCGTTTGATGATAGTGCGGCCGCTGTTCTGCAAAATTCATTACTGGCTACAGCCACAGGTTTGGGGGCTGATGCATCGGCTTACCAAAAATTAATACAACCACTTTTAACATCCTGGCCGGATATTTTGCCCGATGTTCTGGCTCCATTACAATGGCCGGCTCATCCGTTAAAGATGGCTGGTTTCGGTATAAAAGCGTTGCGTTCTGCCGAAAGTATCGCGAAGCAATATTTTGAGACGGAGGAAGCTAAAGCGTTATGGGCTGGGATGGCTGCACACGGTATGCAACCACTCCATAAACCGGTAACGGCTGCTATAGCGTTGGTTTTATTATTAGCTGCACACTATAAAGGCTGGCCCATACCCAAAGGGGGCTCGCAACAAATTGCAGATGCCCTGGCTGCACATTTTATAGCACTAGGAGGGAAAATTGAGACCGGTACAATGGTTACTTCGCTTCAGCAATTACCATCGAGCCATGCAGTATTGTTTGATGTTGGTCCGCGGCAATTGCTACAGATAGCGGGACATAGTTTCTCATCAATTTACAAATGGCAACTGGAACGCTACAAATATGGCATGGGCGTTTATAAGGTAGATTGGGCACTGGCCGAGCCAATCCCTTTTACTGCCGAAGCCTGCCGCCAGGCAGGTACAGTACATATTGGTGGTACTTATGCCGAAGTTGCAGCAAGTGAACAAGCCGCATGGGAAGGACGAATCAGCGATAAGCCTTTTGTTTTGCTGGCACAACAAAGTTTATTTGATGATACCCGTGCACCAGAAGGCAAACACTCAGCCTGGGGCTATTGCCATGTACCAAACGCATCGACTGTTGACATGACTAATGTTATCGAAAAACAGGTAGAACGTTTTGCTCCTGGTTTTCGCGAACGAATTATTGGCAGGCATACCATGGATTCGAAACAGATGGAAACCTATAACCCCAATTATTTTGGCGGCGATATAAATGGAGGAATTCAAAATATAACACAATTATTTACTCGTCCGGCCTTAAGATTTTCGCCTTATCGTACCTCAGCCAGGGGGCTGTACATCTGTTCTGCATCAACCCCGCCGGGTGGTGGTGTACATGGTATGTGTGGCTACCATGCAGCTAAGCGTGCGCTGAAAGATGTTTTTAAGCTTTCTTAG
- a CDS encoding NAD-dependent epimerase/dehydratase family protein, with protein MAKNTEHKIRAIITGTTGMVGEGVLHECLQHPQVEEVLIINRKPLGLIHPKLKEIIHADFYDLSPIAHELVGYNACYFCLGVTSVGKKEPEYFKLTYTLTMHLAEILSKTGYDMTFCYVSGGGTDSTEKGSSMWARVKGKTENDLMKLPFKQVFAFRPGFIKPTPGLKNAHAFYKYINWLYPIGRAIFPNGFCTLKELGLAMINVTADGYDKQIIDSKDIHLLGAE; from the coding sequence ATGGCAAAAAATACAGAGCATAAAATAAGGGCAATAATTACCGGCACAACCGGTATGGTAGGCGAGGGGGTATTGCACGAATGTTTGCAGCATCCACAGGTAGAAGAAGTGTTGATTATTAACCGCAAACCGCTTGGCCTCATTCATCCCAAGTTAAAGGAAATTATCCATGCCGATTTTTATGACCTATCACCTATAGCCCATGAGTTGGTGGGCTATAATGCCTGTTACTTTTGCCTCGGTGTAACTTCGGTGGGCAAAAAAGAACCTGAATATTTTAAGCTTACCTATACACTCACCATGCACCTGGCCGAAATTTTAAGTAAAACCGGTTATGATATGACATTCTGCTATGTATCTGGTGGAGGTACCGATAGTACCGAAAAAGGTAGCAGCATGTGGGCACGTGTAAAAGGTAAAACCGAAAATGATTTGATGAAACTACCCTTTAAACAGGTATTTGCATTCAGGCCCGGCTTTATTAAACCTACACCAGGCTTAAAAAATGCGCATGCCTTTTATAAGTATATCAATTGGTTATACCCAATTGGGAGGGCGATTTTTCCCAATGGATTCTGTACACTGAAGGAATTGGGATTAGCAATGATTAATGTTACTGCCGATGGTTATGACAAGCAAATTATCGACTCGAAAGACATTCACCTGCTTGGCGCTGAATGA
- a CDS encoding 3-keto-disaccharide hydrolase, translating into MRRNQFVRLAALLTLLSMAKPCALLAQTANNWHNLFDGKTLKGWKRVAGTATYKVANGAIVGTTVANSGNTFLVTEKEYNDFVLELDVKVDNATSNSGIQTRSHFNTPGHANRVYGRQVEIDPSDRAWSGGIYDEARRDWLYPLDLHPEAKTAFKLGEYNHIKIECIGNETKTWVNNIPVAYVVDTVDYKGFIGLQVHAVSKPEEAGKNVYFKNIKIQTTNLKPAAFPAGIYVVNYVPNHLNSYEEKNGWNLLFDGKTSQGWVSGKGDAFPAKGWTVNDGTMTVLSSEGKESQNGGDIVTPKEYAAFDLSFEFKLTPGANSGVKYFVTLAEKTDGSNIGLEYQVLDDELHPDAKLGRNGDRTLASLYDLFPANKQKRFIRPIGAWNNGRIVVYPDNRVVHYLNGVKVLEYLRGSQEFLDAVKISKYVVWPNFGMAPKGHLLLQDHGNQVSFRSIKIKEL; encoded by the coding sequence ATGAGAAGAAACCAATTTGTAAGGTTGGCCGCCCTGCTAACTTTACTTTCAATGGCGAAGCCCTGCGCTTTGCTTGCCCAAACAGCCAATAACTGGCATAATTTATTTGATGGTAAAACCCTGAAAGGTTGGAAACGTGTAGCCGGCACCGCAACCTATAAGGTAGCCAATGGCGCTATTGTAGGTACAACGGTAGCCAACTCTGGCAATACATTTCTGGTAACCGAGAAGGAGTATAACGATTTTGTTCTGGAGCTTGATGTTAAGGTGGATAACGCCACCAGTAATTCGGGCATCCAAACGCGCAGCCATTTTAATACTCCTGGGCACGCTAACCGGGTTTATGGCAGGCAGGTAGAGATTGATCCGTCTGACCGGGCATGGTCGGGTGGTATTTATGACGAAGCCCGCCGCGATTGGCTTTACCCACTCGACCTGCACCCAGAAGCTAAAACTGCCTTTAAGCTGGGCGAGTATAATCACATTAAAATAGAATGCATCGGCAACGAAACCAAAACCTGGGTTAATAATATCCCTGTGGCTTATGTGGTTGATACGGTAGATTATAAAGGCTTTATTGGCCTGCAGGTACATGCCGTAAGCAAGCCAGAAGAAGCCGGCAAAAATGTTTATTTCAAGAACATCAAGATCCAAACTACCAATCTTAAACCTGCGGCTTTTCCGGCAGGTATCTATGTGGTTAACTATGTGCCCAATCACTTAAACAGTTATGAAGAAAAAAATGGCTGGAACCTGTTGTTCGATGGCAAAACCTCACAAGGCTGGGTAAGTGGTAAGGGCGATGCATTCCCGGCCAAGGGCTGGACAGTTAACGATGGCACCATGACCGTGCTATCCTCAGAAGGCAAAGAATCGCAAAACGGCGGCGATATTGTAACCCCGAAAGAATATGCAGCCTTTGATCTATCGTTCGAATTTAAACTCACGCCCGGTGCCAACAGTGGCGTAAAATACTTTGTAACCCTTGCAGAGAAAACTGATGGCTCTAATATTGGCCTCGAGTACCAGGTACTGGATGATGAGCTGCATCCCGATGCCAAGCTTGGCCGCAATGGCGACCGCACGTTGGCTTCGCTATATGATCTTTTCCCGGCCAATAAACAAAAGCGTTTTATCCGTCCGATTGGTGCCTGGAATAATGGCCGCATTGTAGTTTACCCCGATAACCGCGTGGTACACTATTTAAACGGCGTTAAAGTCTTAGAGTATCTACGCGGCTCACAGGAGTTTTTGGATGCTGTTAAGATTAGCAAGTATGTGGTATGGCCTAACTTCGGTATGGCGCCAAAAGGGCATTTGCTGTTGCAGGATCATGGCAACCAAGTATCGTTTCGCAGTATTAAAATTAAAGAATTGTAA
- a CDS encoding ThuA domain-containing protein, with product MLNNPSKALIRLAVLCIALFLPVVLFAQNSKPKFRVIAFYTAKNDQAHISFVHEANKWFPQMAEKYKFAYDSTSNWSNLNAEYLSHYQVVLFLDTRPDDPAQREAFQKYMENGGGWMGFHFSAFALTPSTYPQNWDWYHNEFLGSGQYGSNTWRPTSAILRVEDKDHPVTKNTPHTFKASPNEWYRWEKDLRQNPNIRILLAIDSASFPLGTGPKQSEIWHSGYYPVVWTNKNYKMVYFNMGHNDIDYEHHTNKDLSHTFDSPEESKLILDALFWVGTGKKVK from the coding sequence ATGTTAAACAATCCATCTAAGGCCTTAATCAGGCTGGCTGTGCTTTGTATCGCGCTATTTTTACCCGTTGTGCTTTTTGCTCAAAATAGTAAACCAAAGTTTAGGGTAATTGCGTTTTATACCGCTAAAAATGATCAGGCGCATATCAGTTTTGTACATGAAGCCAATAAGTGGTTTCCGCAGATGGCCGAAAAGTATAAGTTTGCCTACGACTCTACCAGTAACTGGAGCAACCTTAACGCCGAATATTTATCGCATTACCAGGTGGTACTATTTTTAGATACCCGCCCTGATGATCCCGCCCAACGTGAGGCTTTTCAGAAATATATGGAGAACGGTGGCGGCTGGATGGGCTTCCATTTTTCGGCCTTTGCATTAACGCCATCTACCTATCCGCAAAATTGGGATTGGTATCATAACGAGTTTTTGGGATCGGGCCAGTACGGGAGCAATACCTGGCGGCCAACTTCGGCTATTTTACGGGTTGAAGATAAAGATCACCCGGTTACTAAAAATACGCCGCATACCTTTAAGGCGTCACCCAATGAGTGGTACCGCTGGGAAAAAGATCTTCGCCAGAATCCCAACATCCGCATTTTGCTGGCTATTGATTCGGCAAGCTTTCCGTTAGGAACAGGCCCTAAACAAAGCGAAATATGGCATAGTGGATATTATCCGGTAGTGTGGACTAACAAAAACTACAAAATGGTGTATTTTAACATGGGGCACAACGATATTGATTACGAACATCATACTAACAAAGATCTTTCGCATACCTTTGATAGCCCCGAAGAAAGTAAATTAATACTTGATGCCCTGTTTTGGGTGGGTACGGGTAAGAAAGTAAAATAG
- a CDS encoding PAS domain S-box protein, with protein sequence MPVPQSDKLLTATRFLDLTVDKESELKELADLATSLFSVPFAMIRIAGYDKQITNKKFPRKAHKQIVDDPLYQHLIRQDKNLIIENIDTGKFSKYQPFIIQKHKIKFYASVPLITHDGHYAGNILLMDHHPQKLTKGQKQVIKILVKRILHLIEFDYSLRVIKAQHHTAKETEIKLRSFFESSASCHLLIGKELEVIVFNRNMAEFIERHHHVTLYPGITVDKILHEAYLEDFIQDYEKALSGIPVKYEREVEYAEKTIWWYVTFEPGYNNAGEIVGISYNATDITERKHNEKKILEQNSSLSTIAHIQSHELRRPVASILGFMHLFKYVGYKATKHELVMMEKAVNELDDKIKEIVEISTRR encoded by the coding sequence ATGCCTGTGCCACAAAGCGATAAATTATTAACCGCAACCCGGTTCTTAGACCTCACTGTTGATAAAGAAAGTGAGCTAAAAGAACTTGCTGATCTGGCAACGTCGTTATTTTCGGTACCGTTTGCAATGATCCGTATTGCTGGGTATGATAAGCAGATCACTAATAAAAAATTTCCGCGCAAGGCCCATAAACAGATTGTTGATGATCCACTATACCAGCATCTCATCAGGCAGGATAAAAATCTGATCATTGAAAATATTGATACCGGGAAGTTCTCTAAATACCAGCCCTTTATCATCCAAAAGCATAAAATAAAATTTTATGCCAGTGTCCCCCTCATTACGCACGACGGCCATTACGCGGGTAATATATTGCTGATGGACCATCATCCGCAAAAATTAACCAAGGGACAAAAACAGGTAATTAAAATACTGGTAAAACGTATTTTGCATCTTATCGAATTTGATTACAGCCTGCGGGTTATTAAAGCACAGCACCATACTGCTAAGGAAACCGAAATTAAGCTGCGGTCGTTTTTCGAGAGTTCGGCTTCCTGCCATTTACTGATCGGGAAGGAGCTGGAGGTAATTGTGTTTAACCGTAACATGGCCGAGTTTATTGAACGGCATCATCATGTTACCCTTTATCCTGGCATAACTGTCGACAAAATTTTGCACGAGGCTTACCTGGAGGATTTTATACAGGATTATGAAAAGGCCTTGAGCGGCATACCTGTTAAATACGAGCGGGAAGTTGAGTATGCCGAAAAAACAATCTGGTGGTATGTAACTTTTGAGCCTGGCTACAACAATGCAGGCGAAATTGTCGGTATATCATACAATGCCACAGATATTACCGAGCGTAAGCACAATGAGAAAAAAATACTGGAGCAAAACAGTTCGTTAAGCACTATTGCACATATCCAATCGCACGAATTACGAAGGCCGGTAGCTTCTATCCTCGGTTTTATGCACTTGTTTAAATACGTGGGCTATAAAGCAACCAAACACGAACTTGTGATGATGGAAAAAGCCGTTAACGAGCTGGATGATAAGATTAAAGAGATTGTTGAAATCTCTACCAGGAGGTAA